From a region of the Oncorhynchus tshawytscha isolate Ot180627B linkage group LG14, Otsh_v2.0, whole genome shotgun sequence genome:
- the fbxo46 gene encoding F-box only protein 46, with translation MDRDTFSHIRLWCPRPFGTYSQNKPRSTGTGGSGAAPSLCKADTAGHTSLEAGGGVDGQEEEDAGSENTPPDADPASAPQAPSAPPGATQMEDGRVLLDTWYVIKPGNTKEKIAFFVAHQFSGVGLPRPSALKVKGNWATDCTKAKRRRRCSSYDPPARAHVISAPPPPEPSTLEDLPGVSETDLLSVAEMVALVEQRTAVALQGMVAQGQTAPEDPEHTLLRGTVSDPSPMVFLSESPDPPHPSHGALEEEEQQESRRVAQVVAHFESQHQLLENTLRPASGLDSPRDRERSGDSGRAGPTHGRGEVRIAFRVSSLDPRSQSEPAGRPRCMFMSCGGGGGQAGARANEKITCDLYQLVSPSSLDPSLLLAGSPKADPHGEGHTDRPGSSSPDPSQELGSGEKKPVARERVTGFHVEVVVTGAVDQCVFYGKDSTENVQEETVCFAMPSGVSPADGSEDPPPGQLFFLQPQRGSDEDSGTGSSSGMCSLDCANNNNPAGDAADRPDSPLAGVEDCSDPSLCRLYRHVSHDFLEIRFQIQRLLEPRQYMLLLPDHIMVNIFSYLPTRSLAALKCTCYDFKVLIETYGVPATDSRWNQDPLYRDDPCKQCKRQYERGDVSLCRWHPKPYHHDLPYGRSYWMCCRRTDKDTPGCCVGLHDNNWVLQPCELVQTRAKREDGR, from the coding sequence ATGGACCGAGATACCTTCTCCCACATCCGACTGTGGTGCCCACGCCCCTTTGGCACCTACTCCCAGAACAAGCCCCGAAGCACGGGTACGGGGGGCAGTGGGGCAGCCCCCTCCCTCTGCAAGGCTGACACTGCGGGGCACACGTCGCTGGAGGCCGGGGGAGGCGTggatggccaggaggaggaggatgccGGCTCCGAGAACACTCCCCCAGATGCCGACCCGGCATCGGCACCGCAGGCCCCCTCCGCCCCTCCCGGCGCCACACAGATGGAGGATGGGAGGGTGCTGCTGGACACCTGGTACGTCATCAAGCCGGGCAACACCAAGGAGAAGATTGCCTTCTTCGTGGCCCACCAGTTCAGTGGGGTGGGCCTGCCTCGACCCAGCGCCTTAAAGGTGAAAGGGAACTGGGCCACGGACTGCACTAAGGCCAAGCGCAGGCGGCGCTGCTCCTCCTATGACCCCCCTGCCCGGGCCCACGTTATTTCCGCCCCCCCACCCCCAGAGCCCTCCACCCTAGAGGACCTCCCCGGCGTGAGTGAGACTGACCTGCTGTCCGTGGCGGAGATGGTGGCCCTGGTAGAGCAGCGTACAGCCGTGGCCCTGCAGGGCATGGTGGCCCAGGGACAGACTGCCCCAGAAGACCCCGAGCACACACTCCTGCGGGGCACAGTCTCCGACCCCAGCCCCATGGTGTTCCTGTCAGAGAGCCCTGACCCCCCACACCCCTCGCATGGtgccctggaggaggaggagcagcaggagtCGCGGCGTGTGGCTCAGGTTGTAGCCCACTTTGAGTCCCAACATCAACTCCTGGAGAACACATTGAGGCCCGCGTCGGGCCTGGACTCTCCCAGGGATAGGGAGCGGAGCGGGGACTCTGGCCGCGCCGGGCCCACCCACGGCCGAGGCGAAGTGAGGATAGCCTTCCGGGTGTCCAGCCTGGATCCTCGCTCGCAGTCGGAGCCCGCAGGCCGGCCCCGCTGCATGTTCATGAgctgtgggggaggaggggggcaggcgGGGGCCCGGGCCAACGAGAAGATCACCTGTGATCTCTACCAGCTGGTCAGCCCCTCGTCACTTGACCCCAGCCTCCTGCTGGCCGGCTCTCCAAAAGCTGATCCCCATGGGGAGGGCCATACGGACCGGCCAGGCTCCAGCAGCCCTGACCCCAGCCAGGAGCTCGGCTCTGGGGAGAAGAAGCCTGTGGCCCGGGAGAGGGTGACTGGCTTCCACGTGGAGGTGGTGGTCACGGGTGCTGTGGACCAGTGTGTGTTCTATGGCAAGGACAGCACAGAGAATGTGCAAGAGGAGACGGTGTGTTTCGCCATGCCCAGTGGGGTCAGCCCTGCCGACGGCTCAGAGGACCCCCCTCCAGGCCAGCTGTTCTTCCTGCAGCCCCAGAGAGGGTCTGACGAGGACAGTGGCACCGGCAGCAGCAGTGGAATGTGCTCTTTGGACTGCGCCAATAACAACAATCCTGCTGGGGATGCTGCTGACCGGCCGGACTCCCCTCTGGCCGGCGTGGAGGACTGCTCGGACCCCTCCCTGTGCCGTCTCTACCGCCACGTCTCTCACGACTTCCTGGAGATCCGCTTCCAGATCCAGCGGCTGCTGGAGCCTCGTCAGTACATGCTGCTACTGCCCGACCACATCATGGTCAACATCTTCAGCTACCTGCCCACCCGCTCGCTGGCCGCCCTCAAGTGCACCTGCTACGACTTCAAGGTTCTGATTGAGACGTACGGTGTGCCCGCCACCGACTCGCGCTGGAACCAGGACCCGCTGTACCGCGACGACCCCTGCAAGCAGTGCAAGCGGCAGTACGAACGGGGCGACGTGTCTCTCTGCCGCTGGCACCCCAAACCTTACCACCACGACCTGCCTTATGGACGCTCCTATTGGATGTGCTGCCGGCGCACGGACAAGGACACACCAGGCTGCTGCGTGGGGCTGCATGACAACAACTGGGTACTGCAGCCCTGCGAGCTGGTGCAGACCCGCGCTAAGAGGGAGGACGGGAGGTAA